From Myxococcus xanthus, one genomic window encodes:
- a CDS encoding endonuclease: MNEQEKQRRLLTYAKRIAPSAETIESLATESSAPLEPGAEALEHAIKAAHAVTRGLESTLRPEELWALEAIVLPRNRPVIDIINGSYLRPGAPWSALDDANFRKPIEAAIPAIGRVEVSEHPTLPYVGTGFVVGRGLLMTNRHVAELFTLGLGMRGLRFQPGLDNVQVDFKRERGSSASAPFRVRRVLMIHPYWDMALMEVEGVDGLRPLTLDSRHVDEVREQDVVVIGYPAQDPRNDAALQHRIFRGVYQVKRLQPGKIMGARRTSSFGRMVEALAHDSSTLGGNSGSAILDARSGKVLGLHFGGRYLEANYAVSAHDLSRDSRVVDAGVLFTKTNVGGQLPWANAWKDNEGPPAMPPSPLPPSPVLFVPAPSGESLALTIPLHITLRLGVPALAGNGQTALVPGPAVPPPVPSQLWGGVGAGAPGLTQVDVAAAVAEAQRTRDLPYYDAEADALDRERYYAGVQPDSDQDAFYDGLHGLLERTHTVRPSYDPSRWLYPWVDRQKDLLLRSLYSAAGHSFTLQEILQKDLEVERERALRLLERPLTESLDEGFLEQLESALPYNCEHVVPQSWFKAREPMRGDLHHLFACEMRCNSFRSNNAYFEFPSTEAFQEDCGRAEQNRFEPGAGKGAAARATLYFLVRYPNAINSPAELAEERLETLLRWHQQELPSEWELHRNQAIFSIQKNRNPFIDFPEWAARVRFARGLGR; encoded by the coding sequence GTGAACGAGCAGGAGAAGCAGCGGCGGCTTTTGACATACGCGAAGCGGATCGCCCCCTCGGCCGAGACAATCGAGTCGCTCGCGACGGAAAGCAGCGCCCCGCTCGAGCCAGGTGCCGAGGCCCTGGAACATGCCATCAAGGCGGCCCACGCGGTGACCCGAGGTCTCGAGTCCACCCTACGGCCAGAGGAGCTGTGGGCGCTCGAGGCCATCGTCCTGCCTCGGAACAGACCGGTCATCGACATCATCAACGGCAGCTACCTGCGCCCCGGGGCCCCCTGGAGCGCCCTGGATGACGCGAACTTCCGCAAGCCCATCGAGGCGGCCATTCCCGCCATCGGACGCGTGGAGGTTTCCGAGCACCCAACGCTGCCGTACGTTGGAACGGGTTTCGTGGTCGGGCGCGGGCTGCTGATGACCAATCGCCACGTTGCCGAGCTGTTCACGCTGGGGCTGGGGATGCGGGGACTGCGGTTCCAGCCGGGGCTCGACAACGTGCAGGTAGACTTCAAGCGGGAGCGCGGCTCGAGCGCGTCCGCGCCCTTCCGCGTGCGGCGTGTCCTGATGATTCATCCCTACTGGGACATGGCGCTGATGGAGGTAGAGGGGGTTGATGGACTGCGGCCCCTCACCCTGGATTCGCGCCACGTGGACGAGGTGCGCGAGCAGGACGTCGTCGTCATCGGGTATCCCGCGCAGGACCCGCGCAACGATGCCGCGCTCCAGCACCGCATCTTCCGGGGCGTCTACCAGGTCAAGCGCCTGCAGCCGGGTAAGATCATGGGCGCACGGCGCACCTCGAGCTTCGGCCGGATGGTGGAGGCGCTCGCGCACGACAGCTCGACGCTCGGAGGCAACTCTGGCTCGGCCATCTTGGATGCGCGCTCGGGCAAGGTGCTCGGGCTCCACTTCGGGGGCCGGTACCTCGAAGCGAACTACGCGGTGTCCGCCCATGACCTCAGCCGGGACTCCCGCGTGGTCGATGCCGGGGTGCTCTTCACGAAGACGAACGTCGGAGGACAGCTCCCATGGGCGAACGCGTGGAAGGACAACGAGGGCCCCCCGGCGATGCCGCCTTCGCCTCTTCCGCCGTCTCCCGTCCTCTTCGTCCCGGCGCCGAGCGGCGAGTCCCTGGCGCTCACCATTCCGCTCCACATCACCCTCCGCCTGGGGGTTCCCGCCCTGGCGGGGAATGGCCAGACCGCGCTCGTCCCCGGGCCGGCAGTGCCCCCGCCAGTGCCAAGCCAACTCTGGGGAGGCGTGGGGGCTGGGGCACCGGGCCTGACACAGGTCGACGTCGCGGCGGCTGTCGCGGAAGCCCAGCGGACGCGGGACCTCCCCTATTACGACGCCGAGGCGGACGCGCTGGACCGGGAGCGCTACTACGCAGGTGTGCAGCCGGACTCCGACCAGGACGCGTTCTATGACGGCCTGCACGGCCTCCTCGAGCGGACGCATACGGTCCGCCCATCTTACGATCCGAGCCGCTGGCTCTATCCATGGGTGGACCGCCAGAAGGACCTCCTCCTCCGCTCGCTGTACTCGGCGGCGGGCCACTCCTTCACGCTCCAGGAGATCCTTCAGAAGGACCTGGAGGTGGAGAGGGAGCGTGCGCTACGGCTCCTGGAGCGGCCACTGACAGAGAGTCTCGACGAGGGCTTCCTGGAGCAGCTTGAGTCCGCCCTGCCGTACAACTGCGAGCACGTCGTGCCCCAGTCCTGGTTCAAGGCCAGGGAGCCGATGCGCGGAGACCTGCACCACCTGTTCGCCTGCGAGATGCGCTGCAACAGCTTCCGCAGCAACAATGCCTACTTCGAGTTCCCCAGCACCGAGGCCTTCCAAGAAGACTGCGGGCGGGCCGAGCAGAACCGGTTCGAGCCGGGCGCCGGGAAGGGAGCCGCCGCGCGCGCCACGCTCTACTTCCTCGTCCGCTATCCCAACGCCATCAACAGCCCGGCGGAGCTCGCCGAGGAGCGGCTGGAGACGCTGCTGCGCTGGCACCAGCAAGAACTCCCCTCCGAGTGGGAGCTGCATCGGAACCAGGCCATCTTCTCCATCCAGAAGAACCGCAACCCCTTCATCGACTTCCCGGAGTGGGCGGCGCGGGTACGCTTCGCCCGCGGACTGGGGCGCTGA